A region of Mycolicibacterium brumae DNA encodes the following proteins:
- a CDS encoding M24 family metallopeptidase yields the protein MTPADRRAALAALLAARDLDAMLVSDLANVRYLSGFTGSNAALLVYADHRDAVLATDGRYRVQAANQSPDTELLIERACGPALAARAGANGIGRLGFEAHVLTVDAFDALRRDGVVEFIRASGLVEALREVKDEGEIALIGAACDAADAALAELIETGGLRPGQTETQVRNDLEALMLRHGADGPSFETIVAAGPNSAIPHHRPTDAVLAGGDFVKIDFGARVGGYHSDMTRTLVLGAAEDWQREIYQLVAEAQRAGRHALAEGASLCGVDAAARELIAAAGYGEAFSHGLGHGVGLAIHEAPGINAAAAGTLLAGSVVTVEPGVYLPDRGGVRIEDTLVVSGGNARPELLTRFPKELITLN from the coding sequence GTGACCCCCGCCGATCGCCGCGCCGCGCTGGCCGCCCTGCTGGCCGCTCGCGACCTGGACGCGATGCTGGTCAGCGACCTGGCCAACGTCCGCTACCTGTCCGGATTCACCGGCTCCAACGCCGCCCTGCTGGTCTACGCCGACCACCGCGACGCGGTGTTGGCCACCGACGGCCGCTACCGGGTGCAGGCCGCCAACCAGTCTCCGGACACCGAACTTCTCATCGAGCGGGCCTGTGGTCCGGCGCTGGCCGCCCGGGCCGGAGCGAACGGCATCGGACGGCTCGGATTCGAGGCGCACGTGCTGACCGTCGACGCGTTCGACGCGCTGCGCCGCGACGGCGTCGTCGAGTTCATCCGGGCGTCCGGGCTGGTGGAGGCGCTGCGGGAGGTCAAGGACGAGGGCGAGATCGCGCTGATCGGCGCGGCCTGTGACGCCGCCGACGCCGCCCTGGCCGAGCTGATCGAAACCGGGGGACTGCGCCCCGGGCAAACCGAGACGCAGGTCCGCAACGACCTGGAGGCGCTGATGCTGCGCCACGGCGCCGACGGGCCGTCGTTCGAGACCATCGTCGCCGCCGGCCCCAACTCGGCGATCCCGCACCACCGGCCCACCGACGCGGTGCTGGCCGGCGGGGACTTCGTCAAGATCGACTTCGGCGCCCGGGTCGGCGGCTATCACTCCGATATGACCCGCACCCTGGTGCTCGGCGCCGCCGAGGACTGGCAGCGCGAGATCTACCAGCTGGTCGCCGAGGCTCAGCGGGCCGGCCGGCACGCCCTGGCCGAGGGCGCGTCGTTGTGCGGCGTCGACGCCGCGGCGCGGGAGCTGATCGCCGCCGCCGGTTACGGAGAGGCCTTCAGCCACGGGCTGGGACACGGCGTCGGGCTGGCGATCCACGAAGCGCCGGGAATCAACGCCGCGGCCGCCGGTACACTGCTTGCTGGTTCCGTGGTGACCGTGGAGCCCGGTGTCTACTTGCCCGATCGCGGCGGTGTCCGCATCGAGGACACACTCGTGGTTTCCGGCGGGAACGCCCGCCCCGAACTACTCACCCGGTTCCCCAAGGAACTCATAACTTTGAACTAG
- a CDS encoding GTP-binding protein: protein MASSPAPIPVTVLSGFLGAGKTTVLNHILANREGRRVAVIVNDMSEVNIDAALVAGQGHLDRTTEKLVELTNGCICCTLREDLISAVADLARARRFDQIVIESTGISEPMPVAATFSWEFEDGFRLGDLARLDTLVTVVDAATFLPELARGEELTRRNLAAGQTDSRNIADLLSDQVEFADVILVSKADLAGPEATARTEAVLRRLNPRAEITRVDHGSAPLGLLLDTGRFDPDLAAETPGWEEEIADGHTPETEEYGISSLTFRADRPFHPERLAEALGQLRGMLRSKGFCWLATRPTISAFWSQAGPNMVLEPAAYWSATPIPPGQEIVFIGVNLKPKVVRMLLNSALLTDAELAAGQNAWLRMSDPLPAWTAAHQH, encoded by the coding sequence ATGGCTTCCTCCCCCGCCCCAATCCCCGTCACCGTGCTGTCCGGATTCCTCGGCGCCGGCAAGACCACCGTCCTCAACCACATCCTGGCCAACCGCGAGGGCCGCCGCGTCGCCGTCATCGTCAACGACATGAGCGAGGTGAATATCGACGCCGCCCTCGTCGCCGGCCAGGGCCACCTCGACCGCACCACCGAGAAACTCGTCGAACTGACCAACGGCTGCATCTGCTGCACCCTGCGCGAGGACCTGATCAGCGCGGTCGCCGACCTCGCCCGGGCGCGCCGGTTCGACCAGATCGTCATCGAATCCACCGGCATCTCCGAGCCGATGCCGGTGGCGGCGACGTTCAGCTGGGAGTTCGAGGACGGCTTCCGGCTCGGCGACCTGGCCCGGCTGGACACCCTGGTGACCGTCGTCGACGCCGCGACCTTCCTGCCCGAGTTGGCCCGCGGCGAGGAGCTGACCCGTCGGAATCTGGCCGCGGGCCAGACCGACAGCCGCAATATCGCCGATCTGCTCAGCGATCAGGTGGAGTTCGCCGACGTGATCCTGGTCAGCAAGGCGGACCTGGCCGGCCCGGAGGCAACCGCGCGCACCGAGGCGGTGCTGCGCCGGCTCAACCCGCGCGCCGAGATCACCCGCGTCGACCATGGCTCGGCCCCGCTGGGCCTGCTGCTCGACACCGGGCGGTTCGATCCGGACCTGGCCGCCGAGACCCCGGGCTGGGAGGAGGAGATCGCCGACGGGCACACCCCGGAGACCGAGGAGTACGGCATCTCCAGCCTGACCTTCCGCGCCGACCGGCCGTTTCACCCGGAGCGGCTGGCCGAGGCGCTGGGCCAGCTGCGCGGAATGCTGCGCTCCAAGGGGTTCTGCTGGCTGGCGACCCGGCCGACGATCTCGGCGTTCTGGTCCCAGGCCGGGCCGAACATGGTGCTGGAGCCGGCGGCCTACTGGTCGGCGACGCCCATTCCGCCGGGTCAGGAGATCGTGTTCATCGGGGTGAACCTGAAACCCAAGGTGGTGCGGATGCTGCTGAACTCGGCGCTGCTCACCGACGCCGAGTTGGCCGCCGGGCAGAACGCCTGGCTGCGGATGAGCGATCCGTTGCCGGCCTGGACCGCCGCCCACCAGCACTGA
- the aroQ gene encoding type II 3-dehydroquinate dehydratase, translating to MSILVINGPNLNLLGVREPGIYGAATLADVEASVTEQGERAGHSVECFQSNHEGAIVDRIHATAADGTRFVIINPGAFTHTSVAIRDAFAAVGVPFCEVHISNVHKREEFRRHSYLSDVAVGVLAGFGVRGYNLAMAFVIEQLAGDA from the coding sequence GTGTCCATCCTCGTCATCAACGGCCCGAACCTGAACCTGCTCGGCGTCCGCGAGCCGGGCATCTACGGCGCGGCCACCCTCGCCGACGTCGAGGCCTCGGTCACCGAGCAGGGCGAGCGGGCCGGGCACTCCGTCGAATGCTTCCAGAGCAACCACGAGGGCGCGATCGTCGACCGGATCCACGCCACGGCCGCCGACGGCACCCGGTTCGTCATCATCAACCCGGGCGCGTTCACGCACACCAGCGTTGCCATCCGGGACGCCTTCGCCGCGGTCGGCGTTCCGTTCTGCGAGGTGCACATCTCCAACGTGCACAAGCGCGAGGAGTTCCGCCGGCACTCCTACCTGTCCGATGTGGCCGTCGGGGTGCTGGCCGGTTTCGGGGTGCGGGGCTACAACCTGGCGATGGCGTTCGTCATCGAGCAGCTGGCGGGTGACGCGTAG
- a CDS encoding shikimate dehydrogenase, with product MTALGSALPAPDPAVRWGRSRPRCHRLFLLGQGLGASKTPALHEAEGAAQGMWLSYRILDVDEWGVTDADLPEVLDWAKACGFSGFNVTHPFKQSVIAHLDELSPHAAALGAVNTVVLRDGRAIGHNTDWRGFQQPFADAMPDVGADTVVAQLGAGGAGAAVAYALLDLGVAELRIFDLDSARGADLVARMATLFGPDRVRVCADPVDALGAADGVVNTTPMGMAGHPGSAAPAGSLRPDLWVAEIIYFPLETELLAQARRRRSSARNRLRR from the coding sequence ATGACGGCACTCGGCTCGGCGCTGCCCGCGCCGGATCCCGCGGTCCGCTGGGGCCGGTCGCGGCCGCGGTGCCATCGGCTGTTCCTGCTGGGTCAGGGCCTCGGGGCGTCGAAAACCCCCGCCCTGCACGAAGCCGAAGGCGCGGCCCAGGGCATGTGGCTGAGCTACCGGATCCTGGACGTCGACGAGTGGGGCGTCACCGACGCCGACCTGCCCGAGGTGCTCGACTGGGCCAAGGCCTGCGGCTTCTCCGGCTTCAACGTCACCCATCCGTTCAAGCAATCCGTCATCGCGCACCTCGACGAGTTGTCGCCGCACGCGGCCGCGCTGGGCGCGGTCAACACCGTGGTGTTGCGCGACGGCCGCGCGATCGGGCACAACACCGACTGGCGCGGCTTCCAGCAACCGTTCGCCGACGCGATGCCCGACGTGGGCGCCGACACCGTCGTCGCGCAACTCGGCGCCGGCGGCGCGGGCGCCGCGGTGGCCTACGCCCTGCTCGACCTCGGGGTGGCGGAGCTGCGGATCTTCGACCTCGACAGCGCCCGGGGCGCCGACCTAGTCGCGCGAATGGCCACGCTGTTCGGCCCGGATCGGGTCCGGGTCTGCGCCGATCCGGTCGACGCGCTGGGCGCCGCCGACGGGGTGGTCAACACCACGCCGATGGGGATGGCCGGGCACCCGGGCTCGGCCGCGCCGGCCGGGTCGCTGCGGCCGGACCTGTGGGTCGCGGAGATCATCTACTTCCCGTTGGAGACCGAGCTGCTGGCCCAGGCGCGCCGGCGCCGGTCCTCGGCGCGGAACCGCCTGCGCAGGTAG
- a CDS encoding TetR/AcrR family transcriptional regulator, which translates to MGEPPVTSRKPRDPAKVRANLLAVATEVFAELGYYGARVDDIAARSTTTKRMIYYYFGDKDGLFTAVLEHAYAQVRAAEASLQLADLPPAEALQSLVRHTFRWHAAHPELARLVSVENTLQADHLRGSPDHHRANRPIIATIGDILEHGRAEGVFLRAASALDLHLQMTAMALFQVTNAATVEATFGVDLLDPATVDAAADNLAAMMTAWLRSPAPI; encoded by the coding sequence ATGGGCGAGCCGCCGGTGACCTCGCGCAAACCCCGCGATCCGGCGAAGGTCCGGGCCAATCTGCTGGCGGTGGCGACCGAGGTGTTCGCCGAACTCGGCTACTACGGCGCGCGGGTCGACGACATCGCCGCCCGCAGCACGACCACCAAGCGGATGATCTACTACTACTTCGGCGACAAGGACGGCCTGTTCACCGCGGTGCTGGAACACGCCTACGCGCAGGTGCGGGCCGCCGAGGCGTCACTGCAGTTGGCCGACCTGCCGCCCGCGGAGGCGCTGCAGAGCCTGGTTCGGCACACCTTCCGGTGGCACGCCGCCCACCCGGAGCTCGCGCGTCTGGTCTCCGTGGAGAACACCCTGCAGGCCGATCACCTGCGCGGTTCCCCCGACCATCACCGGGCCAACCGGCCCATCATCGCCACCATCGGCGACATCCTGGAGCACGGCCGCGCCGAAGGGGTCTTCCTGCGCGCCGCCTCGGCGCTGGACCTGCATCTGCAGATGACGGCGATGGCGCTGTTCCAGGTCACCAACGCCGCGACGGTCGAGGCCACCTTCGGTGTGGATCTGCTGGACCCGGCCACGGTGGACGCCGCCGCCGACAACCTCGCCGCGATGATGACGGCGTGGCTGCGCAGCCCCGCGCCGATCTAG